The Gammaproteobacteria bacterium sequence TCCTCGTATCATCGTGATTGGAAATCACACATGGAATATCGAATTCAAATTCCCGGCTGCGCCAACGATAGAGTAGATCTGAGAGACAATGCTCCTGCTTGCTCACTAGGATCACCACACGTTTTTTGACCGCAGAATCGGCGATCTGCCACTGCATGTTGAATTCATCAGCCAGTTTTGCGAAGCGCGTCCGTAACTCTTCTAAGCCGAAGGGTAAAGTTTGAGCAAGAACCTCCACGCGCATAAAGAAATGGCGAGTCTGAGTCTCGGTGTGACTGGCGCTTTCGCCGATGCTGCCGCCGTGCGAGGCAATAAATGCACTTACCGCGGCGATGATACCGGGGCGGTCTGGGCACGACAAGGTGAGTACGTAGTGGCGAGACATGGCTAGAGCGACTTACCCTTGTTCCAAGCTTTCAAAGCAATCGGTCACGCAGTTATAGTGCAGTAGCTCGCCGCGGTCAATGTCGAAATACCAGCCGTGCAGGTGCAGCGTGCCCTGCGCCACGCGTTCGCGCACCCAGGGAAAGGTCGAAAGATTATGCAGTGAAACTTGTATAGCGGCCTGCTCACAGGCGCGCTGCCGAACCAGGGACGGCGCGTGCGCCAGTGTAGTGTTTATCTTTTGACGCGCGTCCTCGGCGATGGCCATCCACGGAATGATGAAGTCGCCCTGCGGGGCCTTGATACCTTGCAGCAGCGATTGTATGCCACCGCACTGTGAGTGGCCGAGGATCACGATGTGCTTGACCTCCAGTGTGCGCACTGCAAACTCCAGCGCGGCGCTGGTGCCGTGGTAGCCGCCGCCCATCTCGCAGGGGGGCACCAAGTTGGCGACGTTGCGCACCACGAACAGATCGCCCGGGTCGGAGTCGGTGATGATGGCGGGATCTACGCGCGAGTCGCAGCAGGCCACCACCATGACATTGGGGGATTGTCCTTGACGCGAGAGCTGATCGAACAGCTCGGGATGCTTTTCGAAATATTTGGTACGAAAGCGCGCAAAGCCTGCAGTTAGTTTTTTGATCTCTTCCATGCGCGTCTTGTCGTTATTTGTTTAGAGAAGTTAAAAAAGAGTACTTGCTTCCTCTCCCTCATCCGGCCCTTCGGGCCACCTTCTCCCGCAAGCGGGAGAAGGAGAGTTGGTGCGACCTTTAGCCGCAGATCCACGGGGGGATCTTAAACCTTTTCCTCCGTGTCGGGTACGCCTTCGCTGAACACGCGGCTCGCCAGGATATCTTCCGGCTCAATGGTGACCAAGTCTTTCTTGGTGAGCTTAGCGCCGGGCTTGGCAAACAGGCGATTCGCCTGGCGCAAACGTGCGCGGTCGAGCGCGTTGCGTGCACTGCGAGCGTTGGCGAAGTAAGGCATCTTCATGCGCTTTACGATGTAATCCGCGAACGCCTGCTCGGCCTCCGGGCTGAAACGGTACTGCTGAGCTTCCAGCATCAGCTTAGCTATGGACAGCAATTCATCGGCGCCGTAATCCGGGAAGTCAATGTGGTGGGCGATGCGCGAGGACATGCCGGGATTGCTTTGGAAAAACTTGTCCATGCGATCCTTGTAACCAGCCAGGATCACCACCAGGTCGTCGCGCTGGTTTTCCATCACCTGCAACAGAATTTCGATGGACTCGGCGCCGTAGTCGCGCTCGTTTTCCGGTTTGTACAGGTAATAGGCTTCATCTATGAACAGCACACCTCCCATAGCTTTTTTTAATACTTCCTTGGTCTTGGGCGCCGTGTGACCTATGTACTGGCCGACCAGGTCGTCGCGCGTCACCGACACCACTTCGGCGCGGCGGATGTAACCCAGGCGGTGCAGGATTTCCGCCATGCGTAGCGCGACCGTGGTCTTGCCGGTGCCGGGGTTGCCGGTGAAGCACATGTGCAGACTCGGCGCGCCGGAAGTAAGCCCCAAACCTTTGCGCAGACGATCTACTAACAAGAGTGCGGCGATCTCGCGGATGCGCGTCTTGACGGGTTTCAGACCAATTAATTCACGGTCGAGCTTGTCCAGCACCTCCTGGACGTGCGAGTCACGGAACGCGGCCTCCAGGTCCACCGGGGTGGCGTCAGACACGCTGTGCAGGGCGTTCACTTCAGGTTTGGGATCTTGCTCGGCGTTGGGCTCGCTCATGGCTTACCTCCAAAAAAATCCCTCCCCCTTTGAAGGGGGAGGGTTAGGGTGGGGGTGGTGAAACTTAAACATTGCACCCTCCCCCTCACCCCTCCCGTGAAGGGAGGGGATAATGAAATAGAAAACGGGGCGGCGTTGCGCCGCCCCTTTATAACAGAATTACTTACCGTACCGCTCACCCTCAGGTTTGTCGGTAGCGTAAGAGTGGATGGTGTAACGAATGTTACGTCCTTCCGTTTCTTGACGCACCAAGCCAAAACCCGGTTCATTCTTGGGCCGATTAACAATATACGACATGGTCGGACTTTCCACACCGCGTGTGGAGTCAAAAGCCGTTACGCGGATATAGTGATTCGGGAAGGTCTTACGGCAGTTGTTGATCTCCATCAAAATTCCGGCGGGATCTTTAAGGTCGAACATCGGATTGCCATACATTTCCCAATAGGTATTGCGCGGGTGAGGATCGTCGGTGTATTCAACGCCTATCGCCCAGTTGTTGTTCAACGCGTACTTGATCTGCGCGGTGATTTGCGCGTCGGTCAGGTCGGGCAGGAACGAAAACTGTCCCTGCGTAACCTTATTGCCCGGATTGGTCATCATAATCGTTTCTCCTTGATATCAATTAAGCACTGGCCGTGGTGGTCGGCACAAAGTCAGGGGTATCGGTGGAATCGTAGTTGAAGGTGATGTCTTTCCATGTATCCAGCGCGGCTTTGAGCGGGCCACACCACTTGGCGGCATCTTGCAGAATCTGCGGGCCTTCATTCCAGATATCGCGACCTTCGTTACGTGCCATAACCATGGCTTCGAGTGCTACACGGTTAGCCACCGCTCCTGCCTGAATCCCTTGTGGGTGACCGATCGTACCGCCGCCGAATTGCAGCACCACGTCGTCACCCAGATAAGTCAGCAACTGGTGCATCTGACCGGCGTGAATACCGCCGGACGCGACCGGCATAACCTTGTTCAGCGAAGCCCAGTCCTGTTCGAAGAACAAGCCTTTTTCCAGGTTCAACGGGGTGTGCGTGTCGAGCAGCGTGTCATAGTAGCCACGGATCATGAGCGGATCGCCTTCCAGCTTGCCCACAACCGTACCGGCATGGATGTGATCCACGCCCGCCATGCGCATCCACTTGCAAATCACGCGGAAGTTCATGCCATGATTCTTCTGGCGCGAGTAGGTCGAGTTACCGGCGCGGTGCAGGTGCAGAATCATGTCGTTCTGGCGGGCCCAAAGCGCCATGGACTGGATCGCGGTGTAACCGATCACCAGGTCAATCATGATGATGACCGAACCCAGTTGCTTGGCGAATTCCGCACGCCTGTACATTTCTTCCATGGTGCCGGCGGTGACGTTGAGGTAGTGGCCTTTAACCTCACCCGTGGCAGCAGACGCCTTGTTGACCGCATCCATGCAATACAGGAAACGGTCGCGCCAGTGCATGAAGGGCTGCGAGTTGATGTTCTCGTCGTCTTTCATGAAATCCAGACCGCCCTTCAGCCCTTCATACACCACGCGGCCATAGTTGCGGCCAGACAGACCGAGCTTCGGCTTGGTGGTGGCGCCCAGCAGCGGACGGCCAAACTTGTCCAGACGCTCGCGCTCAACCACGACACCGGTAGCGGGACCTTGGAAGGTCTTCAGGTAGGCAACCGGGATGCGCATGTCTTCCAGGCGCAGTGCTTTCACCGCCTTGAAGCCGAACACGTTACCGATAATGGAAGCGGTCAGGTTAGCGATGGAGCCGGGCTCGAACAGATCGAGGTCATAGGCGATGTAGGCGAAGTATTGCGCCTCGTTCTTGGTGCCAGGGCCGGTATTCGGCACCAGCTCAGAGCGATAAGCCTTGGCGCGATAGAGCTCGCACGCGGTCAGGCGGTCAGTCCATACCACAGTCCACGTAGCGGTGGAGGATTCGCCTGCAACGGCGGCGGCGGCCTCCTCGTGATCCACCCCGGGCTGCGGGGTGATGCGGAACATCGCCAATAGGTCGGTATCTTTGATCTTGTAATCAGGCTCCCAGTAGCCCATGTTTTTGTAAGGTAAGACGCCTGCTTTGTAGCGGTCCTTACCCTCTTTCATTGTTCCACCAGCTTCTGCTTTTGCCATAACAGCCTCCTAAAATAAGGGTGAAAAGACACCTCGCACCTGTATTAGAGCGAGGCCGATGCTATAACTGAAATGTACTTTACACAGCCAAAATCATAAATAACATTCAGTATTTTTGATTCTTAGTATAAGATGTAGCTTATATACGGAGTCTGTCTCATGATTAACACCAGTTTGCGGCAACTGCGCATCTTCGACGCTGTGGTGCGCCATTTAAGCTACACGCGCGCGGCCAGGGAGCTGCATCTGACACAGCCCGCGGTATCCATGCAAATCAAGCAGTTGGAAGAAAACACCGGCATCGCCTTGTTTGAGCAGGTGGGGAAGAAGATTTACCTCACCGAAGCGGGCAAAGAACTGCACCATTACAGCAGTGGCGTCGCCCATCAATTGGCCGAGGCCGAAACGGTGCTGGAGGAGTTGAAGGGGATCAAGCGCGGAAAACTGACCATCTCGGTGGTAAGCACCGCCAAATATTTTGCGCCTTACCTGCTGGCCCTGTTCAGCAAACGCTACCCGCAGGTGACGGTGAATCTGGAGGTTACCAATCGTGAGTCCCTGCTCGCGCATCTCGCCGCCAACGACCGGGACATGGTGATTATGGGCGTGCCGCCGCCGCAGCAGGATTTTGTCGCCGAGCCATTTATGGAAAATCCACTGGTGGTGATCGCGCCTTATAATCACCCGCTTACCCAGCAGCGCGCCATTCCGCTGGAGCGACTGCAACAGGAGACCTTTCTGATCCGCGAGCCCGGCTCCGGCACACGCATCGCCATGGAGCGCTTTTTCTCCGAACACAAGGTACAGATGATTACCGGCATGGAGATGAACAGCAACGAAGCGATTAAGCAGGGCGTCCAGGCGGGCTTGGGTCTGGGCATCGT is a genomic window containing:
- a CDS encoding carbonic anhydrase, translating into MEEIKKLTAGFARFRTKYFEKHPELFDQLSRQGQSPNVMVVACCDSRVDPAIITDSDPGDLFVVRNVANLVPPCEMGGGYHGTSAALEFAVRTLEVKHIVILGHSQCGGIQSLLQGIKAPQGDFIIPWMAIAEDARQKINTTLAHAPSLVRQRACEQAAIQVSLHNLSTFPWVRERVAQGTLHLHGWYFDIDRGELLHYNCVTDCFESLEQG
- the cbbX gene encoding CbbX protein, translating into MSEPNAEQDPKPEVNALHSVSDATPVDLEAAFRDSHVQEVLDKLDRELIGLKPVKTRIREIAALLLVDRLRKGLGLTSGAPSLHMCFTGNPGTGKTTVALRMAEILHRLGYIRRAEVVSVTRDDLVGQYIGHTAPKTKEVLKKAMGGVLFIDEAYYLYKPENERDYGAESIEILLQVMENQRDDLVVILAGYKDRMDKFFQSNPGMSSRIAHHIDFPDYGADELLSIAKLMLEAQQYRFSPEAEQAFADYIVKRMKMPYFANARSARNALDRARLRQANRLFAKPGAKLTKKDLVTIEPEDILASRVFSEGVPDTEEKV
- a CDS encoding ribulose bisphosphate carboxylase small subunit translates to MMTNPGNKVTQGQFSFLPDLTDAQITAQIKYALNNNWAIGVEYTDDPHPRNTYWEMYGNPMFDLKDPAGILMEINNCRKTFPNHYIRVTAFDSTRGVESPTMSYIVNRPKNEPGFGLVRQETEGRNIRYTIHSYATDKPEGERYGK
- a CDS encoding ribulose-bisphosphate carboxylase large subunit; protein product: MAKAEAGGTMKEGKDRYKAGVLPYKNMGYWEPDYKIKDTDLLAMFRITPQPGVDHEEAAAAVAGESSTATWTVVWTDRLTACELYRAKAYRSELVPNTGPGTKNEAQYFAYIAYDLDLFEPGSIANLTASIIGNVFGFKAVKALRLEDMRIPVAYLKTFQGPATGVVVERERLDKFGRPLLGATTKPKLGLSGRNYGRVVYEGLKGGLDFMKDDENINSQPFMHWRDRFLYCMDAVNKASAATGEVKGHYLNVTAGTMEEMYRRAEFAKQLGSVIIMIDLVIGYTAIQSMALWARQNDMILHLHRAGNSTYSRQKNHGMNFRVICKWMRMAGVDHIHAGTVVGKLEGDPLMIRGYYDTLLDTHTPLNLEKGLFFEQDWASLNKVMPVASGGIHAGQMHQLLTYLGDDVVLQFGGGTIGHPQGIQAGAVANRVALEAMVMARNEGRDIWNEGPQILQDAAKWCGPLKAALDTWKDITFNYDSTDTPDFVPTTTASA
- a CDS encoding LysR family transcriptional regulator, which translates into the protein MINTSLRQLRIFDAVVRHLSYTRAARELHLTQPAVSMQIKQLEENTGIALFEQVGKKIYLTEAGKELHHYSSGVAHQLAEAETVLEELKGIKRGKLTISVVSTAKYFAPYLLALFSKRYPQVTVNLEVTNRESLLAHLAANDRDMVIMGVPPPQQDFVAEPFMENPLVVIAPYNHPLTQQRAIPLERLQQETFLIREPGSGTRIAMERFFSEHKVQMITGMEMNSNEAIKQGVQAGLGLGIVSVHTVALEMEVQRLAVLDVVHMPVIRHWYIVHRKDKRLSPVAQAFKSFVLKEARQLLELQLNHDPARLAQRKARPRLKAVKI